Proteins encoded in a region of the Quercus lobata isolate SW786 chromosome 8, ValleyOak3.0 Primary Assembly, whole genome shotgun sequence genome:
- the LOC115957177 gene encoding pentatricopeptide repeat-containing protein At1g02150-like, protein MANAIKTIEVYDWMNNRGERFRVAASDAEIQLDLIGKVHGISRAEDYFLELPDRLKDRRIYEALLNAYLRAKMRGKAESLLEKMSCKGYAMHSLPFNVMMTLYMNLKEFDKVDLMISEMTEKNIKLDIYSYNIWLSSRGLQGSAEKMEQVFEQMKQDRTINPNWTTFSTMATMYTKWNILEKGGFLRLYPAGKKLLWIMELEGKAS, encoded by the exons ATGGCTAATGCTATCAAAACAATTGAG GTTTATGATTGGATGAACAACAGAGGAGAGAGGTTTAGAGTAGCAGCTAGTGATGCTGAAATTCAATTAGATCTAATTGGCAAGGTTCATGGAATTTCTAGAGCTGAAGATTACTTCCTGGAGCTACCAGATAGGTTGAAAGACAGGAGGATATATGAGGCTCTTCTCAATGCTTATTTGAGAGCCAAAATGAGAGGAAAGGCAGAATCTTTACTTGAAAAAATGAGTTGTAAAGGTTATGCCATGCACTCACTTCCTTTCAATGTGATGATGACTCTCTATATGAATCTCAAGGAGTTTGATAAAGTTGACTTGATGATCTCAGAAATGActgagaaaaatataaaactagaTATATATTCCTATAATATCTGGTTATCATCTCGTGGATTACAAGGATCTGCAGAAAAGATGGAACAAGTATTTGAACAGATGAAACAGGACAGGACCATTAATCCCAATTGGACTACATTCAGCACAATGGCTACAATGTACACTAAGTGGAACATATTGGAGAAAGGAGGATTTCTAAGGCTTTATCCTGCTGGAAAGAAGCTTTTATGGATCATGGAGTTGGAGGGCAAAGCCAGTTAA